Proteins from a genomic interval of Salvelinus sp. IW2-2015 linkage group LG14, ASM291031v2, whole genome shotgun sequence:
- the vegfab gene encoding LOW QUALITY PROTEIN: vascular endothelial growth factor A-A (The sequence of the model RefSeq protein was modified relative to this genomic sequence to represent the inferred CDS: substituted 1 base at 1 genomic stop codon), whose translation MDFKSTFAFGISIMNFVDSLITLFLLTLLYLSAVKSAHIPKEGWRISHDGAPGYNVFSASVQKVPSFVGLREGLKEGVSTEAYQSHSERGNERDTLMVISFMEVYNKSLCQPRELLVEIAQEYPEEVEHIFIPSCVVLTRCAGCCNDEMLECTPTSTHNMTMENKRIKPQRQENDILLXVLTEHSACECRPKKEVKEQRQNQCEPCCDGCSERRKQGFIQDPLTCQCSCRNSNAHCRARYLELNERTCRCDKPRR comes from the exons ATGGATTTTAAATCGACATTTGCATTTGGAATTTCAATCATGAACTTTGTTGACAGTTTGATAACCTTATTTCTCCTGACGCTTCTGTATTTGTCAGCTGTCAAG AGTGCCCACATACCGAAAGAAGGATGGAGGATTTCGCATGACGGCG CCCCAGGCTACAATGTTTTTAGTGCTTCAGTGCAGAAGGTACCAAGCTTTGTGGGGCTGAGAGAGGGATTGAAAGAGGGAGTCAGTACAGAAGCATACCAGAGCCACAgtgagagaggaaatgagagagacaCCTTGATGG TGATATCCTTCATGGAGGTGTACAATAAGAGCCTATGTCAGCCCAGGGAGCTGCTGGTAGAGATCGCACAGGAGTACCCAGAGGAGGTAGAACATATCTTCATCCCATCCTGTGTGGTGCTGACGCGCTGCGCAGGCTGCTGCAACGATGAGATGCTAGAGTGCACGCCAACCTCCACGCATAACATGACCATGGAG AATAAAAGAATAAAACCGCAAAGGCAGGAAAATGACATTCTTTTATGAGTTTTAACAGAACACAGTGCATGTGAATGCAG GCCAAAGAAAGAAGTGAAAGAACAGAGACAAAA TCAGTGCGAGCCATGTTGTGATGGCTGTTCAGAGAGGAGGAAGCAGGGGTTCATCCAGGACCCTCTGACCTGCCAGTGTTCCTGCAGAAACTCCAATGCCCACTGCCGGGCGCGTTACCTGGAGCTCAACGAGAGGACctgcag ATGTGACAAACCAAGAAGATGA